Proteins encoded within one genomic window of Chloroflexota bacterium:
- a CDS encoding phosphotransferase: MNGRSGATSVRDGGNAEIVAALQAVPEIAGRRLTLTALSGGITNRNFLIELAGEGERYVVRLAGNDTHLLGISREVEHAATVAAAGVGVGPEVVAFLRSYGYLITRFIAGSPVSDEAVHQPATIRRVADSIRRIHDGPAIPGLFIPLRIVEAYRALAAARGVTIPFGYELARAIGRRIELALLTNPIELRPCHNDLLNGNFIDDGTRIRIVDWEYAGMGDPFFDLGNFSVNHDLTRDENAILLEAYDLGPGRPDRLARLTLMRIVSDFREAMWGVLQQGISTLDVDFVAYAAEHFDRLLTNATTPAFERALREAAGD; the protein is encoded by the coding sequence ATGAACGGGAGATCGGGCGCGACGTCCGTGCGGGATGGAGGGAACGCCGAGATCGTGGCCGCCCTGCAGGCGGTCCCGGAGATCGCCGGGCGGCGGCTCACGCTGACCGCGCTGTCCGGGGGGATCACGAATCGGAACTTCCTCATCGAGCTCGCCGGAGAGGGCGAGCGGTACGTCGTCCGGCTGGCCGGCAACGACACCCATCTCCTCGGCATCAGCCGTGAGGTGGAGCACGCCGCGACCGTCGCCGCGGCGGGGGTGGGTGTCGGGCCGGAGGTCGTCGCCTTCCTCCGCTCGTACGGGTATCTCATCACGAGGTTCATCGCGGGCTCCCCGGTGTCCGACGAGGCGGTCCACCAGCCGGCGACCATCCGGCGCGTGGCCGACTCGATCCGCCGCATCCACGACGGGCCGGCGATTCCTGGCCTCTTCATCCCGCTCCGGATCGTCGAGGCCTACCGGGCACTCGCGGCGGCGCGCGGCGTGACGATCCCGTTCGGGTATGAGCTCGCCCGAGCGATCGGCCGGCGGATCGAGCTCGCCCTGCTGACGAACCCGATCGAGCTGCGGCCGTGCCACAACGACCTGCTCAACGGGAACTTCATCGATGACGGGACGCGGATCCGGATCGTCGACTGGGAGTACGCGGGGATGGGCGACCCGTTCTTCGACCTCGGCAACTTCAGCGTCAACCACGACCTGACGCGGGATGAGAACGCGATCCTCCTGGAGGCCTACGACCTGGGTCCGGGCCGCCCGGATCGCCTCGCCCGGCTGACGCTCATGCGGATCGTCTCCGACTTCCGGGAGGCGATGTGGGGGGTGCTCCAGCAGGGGATCAGCACCCTCGACGTGGACTTCGTCGCGTACGCTGCGGAGCACTTCGACCGGCTGCTGACGAACGCGACGACGCCGGCCTTCGAGCGGGCCCTGCGGGAGGCCGCGGGCGACTGA
- a CDS encoding FAD-dependent oxidoreductase — protein sequence MADQARIVVIGGGITGVSVAYHLALAGERDVLLLEKAQLTAGSTCQAMGLVTMFNPSSTMLAFRRYSIELYRSLGAFDAVGSVRIASSEDQLRELQRTLSRTTAMGLEAELLSPAETRQRLPAAAPDELYGSVWLPGDGHLDPHTATHAVAAAARGSGARIRTAVRVTGIELTTRGAVHRVHTTDGPIDAEIVVNAAGMWAPQVCAMVGTWIPSTPVDHQHAALRVVAGSELPRDMPCFRDPDRLVYGRSEAGGMLVGGYEAEPPARWIDGVPWDHAATGMPPDYERFAPLLAGAARRFPFLGEAEIGRLVCHPDAMTPDANPLLGPLPGVRGFWVAAGLSLNGFGGAGGIGRAMAGWIATGDPGIDVVAYRAWRFSETYHDPTYAAALAREAYSYYYRLRYPGDADSAGRPRRTSALHARLQDSGAVFTAKAGVERADHHAPGRAWRRAGPDQRAWGWGRPPYMERLAVECRAVRERVGLIDLSSFGKIDLAGPGALPLLRRVAANDVDRPIGSVVYSPFLDERAGMLADVTITRLDIDRFRVVTGAGAVAGDVGWLRLNLAVDDAPVSIRDVSDEIACLGLWGPRARDVLEAAGAKGADDAELPLRRAHDVTIGPAPVLAARLSYVGELGWELYTDRGWATQVWDRLVAAGEPWGMQQFGYRALESLRLEKGYRYYGTDLTAAETPDEAGLRVTIGPERGPFLGRAALEASRRRGLRQRLRTIVIGDDDAFLPLYGGEAVRIEGAVAGRLRSVAPGFTVGRTVGTVYLGPEVVEGTDLTVDVFDARAPGVVAADALVDPAGSRMRG from the coding sequence ATGGCGGACCAGGCCCGGATCGTCGTCATCGGTGGCGGGATCACGGGCGTCAGCGTCGCCTACCATCTCGCCCTCGCCGGCGAACGGGACGTCCTCCTCCTCGAGAAAGCGCAGCTCACGGCGGGTTCCACGTGCCAGGCGATGGGGCTCGTCACGATGTTCAATCCGTCGTCCACGATGCTCGCCTTCCGCCGCTACAGCATCGAGCTGTACCGCTCGCTCGGCGCCTTCGATGCGGTCGGGAGCGTCCGGATCGCCTCGAGCGAGGATCAGCTCAGGGAGTTGCAGCGGACGTTGAGCCGGACCACGGCGATGGGCCTCGAGGCGGAGCTGCTCTCGCCGGCCGAAACCCGCCAGCGGCTGCCGGCGGCAGCGCCCGACGAGCTGTACGGATCCGTCTGGTTGCCAGGGGACGGTCATCTCGATCCGCACACCGCGACGCATGCGGTCGCGGCGGCGGCACGAGGGTCGGGAGCCCGCATCCGGACCGCTGTCCGGGTGACGGGCATCGAGCTCACGACGCGCGGAGCCGTCCACCGCGTCCACACGACGGATGGGCCGATCGACGCGGAGATCGTCGTCAACGCCGCGGGCATGTGGGCGCCGCAGGTCTGCGCGATGGTCGGGACGTGGATCCCGTCGACACCGGTCGACCATCAGCACGCGGCCCTCCGGGTCGTCGCCGGATCCGAGCTGCCGCGCGACATGCCGTGCTTCCGGGATCCGGATCGGCTCGTGTACGGGCGGAGCGAGGCGGGCGGGATGCTCGTCGGCGGCTACGAGGCCGAGCCGCCGGCCCGCTGGATCGATGGCGTCCCGTGGGACCACGCCGCGACGGGCATGCCTCCGGACTACGAGCGATTCGCGCCCCTCCTCGCCGGCGCCGCCCGGCGCTTTCCGTTCCTCGGCGAGGCCGAGATCGGCCGGCTCGTCTGTCACCCGGACGCGATGACGCCCGACGCGAACCCCCTGCTCGGGCCGCTGCCCGGCGTGCGCGGCTTCTGGGTCGCCGCGGGTCTGTCGCTCAACGGATTCGGGGGTGCCGGCGGGATCGGACGGGCGATGGCCGGCTGGATCGCGACCGGCGATCCGGGGATCGACGTCGTCGCCTACCGTGCGTGGCGGTTCAGCGAGACGTACCACGACCCGACGTACGCGGCGGCGCTCGCCCGTGAGGCCTACTCGTACTACTACCGCCTTCGCTACCCGGGCGACGCGGACAGCGCGGGCCGACCGCGGCGGACCTCCGCGCTGCATGCACGGCTGCAGGACAGCGGGGCGGTCTTCACCGCGAAGGCCGGCGTCGAGCGCGCCGATCACCACGCTCCGGGACGAGCCTGGCGCCGGGCCGGGCCCGATCAGCGCGCCTGGGGCTGGGGCCGGCCACCGTACATGGAACGGCTCGCCGTGGAGTGCCGGGCGGTCCGCGAACGTGTCGGCCTCATCGATCTCTCCTCATTCGGGAAGATCGACCTCGCGGGTCCCGGGGCGTTGCCGCTCCTCCGGCGGGTCGCGGCGAACGACGTCGACCGACCGATCGGGTCGGTCGTCTACAGCCCGTTCCTCGACGAGCGCGCCGGCATGCTCGCCGACGTGACGATCACGCGGCTCGACATCGATCGCTTCCGCGTCGTCACCGGTGCCGGCGCGGTCGCCGGTGACGTCGGCTGGCTCCGCCTCAACCTGGCGGTCGACGACGCGCCGGTCTCGATCCGCGACGTCTCGGACGAGATCGCCTGTCTCGGCCTGTGGGGTCCGCGGGCGCGGGATGTCCTCGAGGCCGCCGGCGCGAAGGGAGCGGACGACGCCGAGCTGCCGCTCCGTCGGGCGCACGACGTCACGATCGGACCGGCGCCGGTCCTTGCGGCCCGCCTGAGCTACGTCGGGGAGCTTGGCTGGGAGCTGTACACGGATCGCGGCTGGGCGACCCAGGTGTGGGATCGGCTCGTCGCGGCGGGTGAGCCGTGGGGCATGCAGCAGTTCGGCTACCGGGCGCTCGAATCGCTCCGACTCGAGAAGGGATACCGGTACTACGGGACGGATCTCACGGCGGCCGAGACGCCGGACGAAGCCGGACTCCGGGTGACCATCGGACCGGAGCGCGGTCCGTTCCTCGGCCGGGCGGCACTCGAGGCGAGTCGCCGTCGCGGTCTTCGGCAGCGACTCCGGACGATCGTCATCGGGGACGACGATGCGTTCCTGCCGCTGTACGGCGGCGAGGCGGTCCGGATCGAGGGCGCGGTGGCGGGTCGGCTGCGGAGTGTGGCGCCGGGGTTCACGGTGGGGCGGACGGTGGGCACCGTGTATCTCGGCCCGGAGGTCGTCGAGGGGACGGATCTCACGGTCGACGTCTTCGACGCTCGAGCGCCCGGCGTTGTCGCCGCGGATGCGCTCGTCGACCCGGCC